The DNA region AATGTTATCTTTTCCAGTTGGAATATTTTTAATTTGGAAGAGAACTAAAGTTGATACTAATTCTAAAGGAATTATAATTACTGTATTTGGTGGAATATTGGTTTTCATTGGAACCTTGGCTTTTGTAATACTAGTAATCCCACCACAAGATATTGACAATAGTGATATTAATGTGATTGTATTCTTTTTAATTCTAGGTTTTTCACTGATCTTCCTTGGTAGGAAAAAGAGAAAGGATGCAGAGAAGCTTAAAAAATATATATCGATTATCTTAACTAACAAAGAAACATCTATTAATAATATAGCGGCAGCCATACCAACATCATATAAAACTGCAAAAAAGGATATACAAAACTTGATTAAGAAAGGTTATTTAACTGGTATATATATTAACGAAGCAACAGGAGAAATTATTTTTCCTAGAGAGCAAAGATTAAATTATGGAAATGTGCATAGTAATCAAGAAACGCGTAGTAATCAAGCACCACGTAGTAATGTATATACAAGTGTACATTCTACCACTACTACTAGTGGTAATGTTGATCCTGATACTGCAAGGAGGGTATTTGAAAACTTACAGCCTTTAATGGATATGGCATTTAATACTGATTCTAATATTAATACCAATACTAATAATAACAGGAATACTAATACATCAGAGACTGTTGTTGCTTGTAAAGGCTGTGGTGCCAATAATAGGATTATTAGAGGTAATTTAGCTGAATGCCAATACTGTGGTTCGCCAATTGATAATTAAGAAAGTGAGAAAATAGTCAAATAAATAAAAACATCTTTTCTTTTTCTATTAGAAAAGATGTTTTTTATTTGTTAAAAATGTTTGTTTAATGGATTTAGATTTGCTAATATGTCAAAATCTAACATTCCTTATGCTAGTGATAGCATAATTAGCCCAATTATCATTACACATATACCAATTAGCTTTGTTTTACTCAAATCTTCTGACAGCAATTTAACGCCAAGAAATGTTCCAATTAAAATACTGAGTTCTCTCATTGGTGCAACATAGTATACAGGGGTAAAAACCATAGCAGTTAAAACTAAAATATATGATAGTGGAGATAATATTGCTACTGTAAATACTTCTTTTTTATGATTAAGCATTAAATGTTTTATTTGATCCTTTCTACGTAATGAGTAAGGAGTGAGAAGCAGAATTCGCCCAAAATTTACTGACCAATCTAGCAGAATTGGCGGTAACATAAGTGTGCTTACTGCTATTTTATCAAAGATAGTATAAGAAGCAATTGTAAGACCACATAGGAAAGCGTAAATAAGAGAACTATCTTTATTTGATTTTAGGATTGACACAGGGTTTCCTGTAATTGTAACAATTCCTAATATCATTAGAAAGATACCAACCATTGCGGTTAAAGAAGCACTCTCATTTAAGAAAACAATAGCTATAATAGTTGAAAATAGTGGGCCTGTTCCTCTGGCTAAAGGGTATATAACAGAAAGATTTCCTATTCTATAACCTTTACTCAGCAATATAGTGTAAATAGAATGTAATGCTGCACTTCCTATAATAAAGAAAATAAAGTAGAATTTAAAATTAACCTCATAAATAAATAATGATGCCAAAGCAAAAGGTAAATAAACGATTGAAGAAATACATGAAAACAACCAAATAAAAGTTGTATTGCTTTCAATCTTTTTAGTAGCATAATTCCATGTTGCGTGAAAAATTGCAGAAAGAATAATTAGTATAAAGCCTATGCCTGTCATTTTAATTCCTCCAATAATATTGATGTTTTTTTCTTGGTATGTTAATTTTATATATAGAAATAATAGATGTAAAGCTCAAAAAATAGATAATAAATATCTAAAAATTAGATAAATGGGGAGATATAAATGCTAAATTATTTGGGGATAGAAGCTTTTTTAACTATTGTTAAAACTAAGACTTTAACGAATGCTGCTGAAGAATTACATCTTTCACAGTCAACCATAAGTTATAGATTAAAAGTTTTAGAGCAAGAGGTGGGTAAAAAGCTTTTAATTAGAAAAAAAGGTGTGCAAGAAATAATACTGACACCTTTTGGAGAAGAATTTATTAATATCTGCGAAAGATGGATGAGTCTTCAACAAGAGATGGAAATTTTAAAAAAGAGAGGAACAAAGCTGAGTATAATTATAGGAGGTGCTGACAGCTTTAACAGCTATATTTTGTCACCACTATATCAGAAATTGTGCCAACATAACCCAATTATAAATATAGAAATTCGTTCTCAACATACTGACGAATCGTATGAAAGTGTTGAACGGAGAGATATTGATATTGCTTTTGTAAAAAAAGAAAGAATTATACCTAATGTATTGGTTGAACCTTTCTATGAGGATGAGATGGTTGTTGTCCGTTTGGCTACGGATTACCGAGTTCACAATGAACTAATTTCACCTGAAGAATTAAATAGTAATCATGAAATTTTTATGAATTGGGGACCATCTTATCAAATTTGGCATGAAAAATGGTGGGATCCAATATCTAGCTCGAGAATAATAGTTGATACAGCTGCATTGGTTTTTTCACTAATGTATGATGAAAATCAGTGGGCAATCGTGCCCAGATCAATAGCAAATCATTTTATTATATATAAAAAGTTTATTATTCAAAAGCTTAAATATCCAGCCCCACCAAGAATATGTTATAAGATTAGGAATAAGCATATGAACAAAATGAAGCAGGAATGTCTTGAAATTTTAGAACACTATGCTAAAATTGTATACTCAACAGATGGTGAGGGCTTAAGTTTTCCAGTGGATAGCAGTTATTAAAAAATCATAATAACCTTGGGCCGAGCTGGAATTTAAATTCTAGCTCGGCCCATTCTTGGTTTATTAGATATCAGCTCTATTTTCGATATGCTTCAAAGGTAATAATTTGATCTTGTTTTGTTGGATATTGTCCTAACTTATAATCTGAGGAGATAATAATATCTGAGAAACCGATACTTTCGAGAATCAATTTAAACTCCTCAACTCCATACCACCTAAGGGGGAAACGCTCTAATTCAGTTTGTATTAATTTTTTATTACGCCATTTTTCATATCGCATATGAGATACAGTATATTGATTTATAAAGTTAACCTCTACAAGTGTTTCATTTAATGTGATTAAATCTCCTGTAGGAGTGGTCCAGGTTCTTGTTGAAGTAACTCCAGTTTTAAAATTCGTTTGCATAAAAATATCAATGATAAGTCGACCACCTATGGAAAGATGTTCGTAAAAGCATTTCAGTGCATTGATAGAATCATTTCTATTCTCTAGTAGTAAAAAAGAACCAGTAGGAACAATAACAGCTTCATATCTATGTGGCAGAGAAAAAGACTGCATATTTTCCTGATAAAGCTCAGGTTTAAGTCCTCTTTCTTTACAATAAGATTTGCATAAATCTAGCATTTCACAAGAAACATCTATACCGTCTACATTAAGTCCTGCATCCAATAGAGGAATTAATATACGACCTGTTCCAACTGCTGGCTCAAGAATTCTTCCATTCAAATTTTCAAGTCTTTCCCTATAAAATTCAACATCTCCAAAAGAGTGACCAATAGGTTTATCTATATCATATACTTCTGTAGAAAGCTTACTATAAAAGCTGAACATAGTATTTCACCTCCAATCTAAGTTAATATTAATAATATAATAATTAAATTTTCACCTTAATTCAAATAGAGAATCAACTTTAAAATCTATTAATTAGTTTAGATTTTTTTAATAGGCACATAGATTTCCATAGAAACTTTGCTATACTCCCAAGGATGACAACGTTCGTCGTAAAACTCAAAATCTAGTTTTGTATCATCAATTTCATATCCAGAGTTTGGAAACCATTCTTCTAGTATATATTTCCAAGTACCTTGAATAGAATCTACAAAATCAGGGTCCTCAACAGAAGGGGTAGTAAATACAGCATAGGTTGCCGATGGAACCTCAAGTTTATACATATCTACCATAGCATTTTCAAAGCTGGTCACTTCTACTCCTAAAATATAGGAAAACTCGTCGGTTTCCATATTGGTATTCACGCAAATACCATACTCGCCATGTCTAGGGGGTGACTGTGTTTCATATAGTTTAGCTTCCTTACCTTCAAGATTACAGTTATCCCAAAAAGCTGGTATATCTCGAGAATGGGCATTATTTCTTAGAGTTGTTTTAAATTCATATCCAACTATTTTAAAGGAATCTCTGTTAATTATTTTAGGCTGCATTATAATACCTCCAGTTTTATTTTCTCTTAATTTTTTTAGATCAATCCTTTTAAGTAGACCAATTGGTGCGTGTATTCTATAAAAGCTTGGAGGATATCCAAAGGATTTTTTGAAAGCCTTTGTGAAACCAGCATGGGTTTCAAAACCATAGGTTAAGGCGATGTCCAGTACTTTTTGTCCATTACTAAGATCATAGAGAGCATATTGAAGTTTACGCCTAGTTATATACTCCATTACAGGCATGCCAACAAAACTGTTAAAGACTTTATAATAATGATATGTTGAAAATCCTGATATTTTAGCTAGTTCATCCACGGTTATTTTTTCTAGTATATGATCATCAATATAGTCTAAAGTTTTCTGTATTAAATTTAAGTAGTGCATTAGAGGCCTCCCTTCAAATAAAAACCTACCTAGGTTAATTATATAATATCAATATGAAGTAAAATTTTCTTATCCTATTTTGTTACTTTTTAAAACTACATTACGATACATCCCATTTTAGCACAGAGTTAAAATAGAATTAAAAATTTTTACTGTTGAATCTATTTGTTATTCACTTTATAAACAATGCTTGTAAAACTTTAAGGTGAATCTCAACATAAGTAAGTGACATTTATTTTGCCAAACAATTTTACTCGATCCTTATAGTATAGTGCTAAAACATTCTAAATTTAAATTAATAATAACCCTCTATATAGGCAAAAATATATTTAAACTAGGAGGGAGTTGTTTTTATGTTTATACCAAATCGAGTATTACTTGAAAAAGAATCCTTAGATTATCCATTAGGTAAAGAATTATATGATAGATTTAGAAATGATTCAGAGGTCGAAATTATAAAACTTACATCAAATAAAATTAATCAATATATACCAGGGGAAGATATGTATAAAAAATATAGAGAGGGTAAAAAAACCCTAGTAGTTGGTACAAAAAAGAGTCTAAAGTTTCAAAGCTGTAAGCCATCGGCCCATTATCAGCTTCCATTGGTTAGCGGCTGTATGGGACAATGTGAATACTGTTATTTAAATACTCAATTAGGTGATAAACCTTTTGTAAGGGTACATGTAAATGTGGATGATATATTAAATCAGGCTAAAAAATATATAGATGCAAGAAAACCAGAAATAACTATATTTGAAGGAGCTGCTACTTCAGATCCTATTCCAGTAGAGCCATATACTAATTCACTTAAAAAAGCTATAGAGTACTTTGGTAAAGAAGAATTTGCTAGATTTAGATTCGTTACTAAATATAATGACGTAGATAGCTTAATAGATGCAAAACATAATGGACACACAGAGGTTAGATTTAGCATAAATACGGATAAAATAATAAAAGAGTATGAACATTATACAGCGGGAGTAAAAAGGAGAATAGAAGCTGCCGCAAAACTTGCAGATAGTGGATATCCTATAGGATTTATAATAGCTCCAGTATTTATATATGATAATTGGAAAGAAGATTATAGAGAGCTTATAGATATGCTATATACAATTTTACCAAAGGACATAGATAAACCTATTGGCTTCGAGGTTATTTCCCATAGATATACTACTAAAGCTAAAAATACTATATTGCAAGTTTTCCCAGAGACCACGTTGCCTATGAATGATGAGGAAAGAAAATATAAATATGGTCAATTTGGATATGGTAAATTTGTATATACAAAAGAAGAGCTGCAGGATATGAAGGATTTTTTTCAATTAGAGATAGATAGTAAATTTAAAAACAAGAATATAAAGTATATAATATAGATAGACATTAGAATAAGCCACGATTTAACCTTACTCTCAGTTTCTTAAGGAGTTAGCTTATTATAAGCAGATGATAATCCCTAGGTTAATATAAAAAATAATGGTACAATATATCTACATATATTAATTAAAGGGAGGAGCAGCAGAATGAAGAAACTAATTTCGTGGAATGTTAATGGAATAAGAGCTTGTGTTCAAAAAGGATTTTTGGACTACTTTAATGAAGTAGATGCAGATATATTTTGTATTCAAGAAAGTAAACTTCAAGAAGGGCAGATAGATTTAGAACTTGAAGGATACTACCAGTATTGGAACTATGCAGAAAAGAAAGGTTATTCTGGTACTGCTATTTTTACTAAGGAAGAACCAATTTCTGTGACCTATGGACTAGGTATAGAAGGGCATGACAATGAAGGAAGAGTTATTACATTAGAATTTGAGGAATATTACGTTATAACGGTATATACTCCAAATTCTCAGAGAGAACTGGCAAGACTAGATTACAGAATGCAGTGGGAAGATTGCTTTAGGGAGTATATAAATAACCTTGATAAAAAGAAACCTGTAATAGTATGTGGAGATTTAA from Alkaliphilus flagellatus includes:
- a CDS encoding exodeoxyribonuclease III, translating into MKKLISWNVNGIRACVQKGFLDYFNEVDADIFCIQESKLQEGQIDLELEGYYQYWNYAEKKGYSGTAIFTKEEPISVTYGLGIEGHDNEGRVITLEFEEYYVITVYTPNSQRELARLDYRMQWEDCFREYINNLDKKKPVIVCGDLNVAHNEIDLKNPNSNRKNAGFSDEERGKFTELLQSGFIDTYRYFYPEKEGAYTWWSYMFNARKNNAGWRIDYFCVSERLKDKLVSADIHNEILGSDHCPVKLVLDI
- a CDS encoding DMT family transporter; translated protein: MTGIGFILIILSAIFHATWNYATKKIESNTTFIWLFSCISSIVYLPFALASLFIYEVNFKFYFIFFIIGSAALHSIYTILLSKGYRIGNLSVIYPLARGTGPLFSTIIAIVFLNESASLTAMVGIFLMILGIVTITGNPVSILKSNKDSSLIYAFLCGLTIASYTIFDKIAVSTLMLPPILLDWSVNFGRILLLTPYSLRRKDQIKHLMLNHKKEVFTVAILSPLSYILVLTAMVFTPVYYVAPMRELSILIGTFLGVKLLSEDLSKTKLIGICVMIIGLIMLSLA
- the splB gene encoding spore photoproduct lyase — its product is MFIPNRVLLEKESLDYPLGKELYDRFRNDSEVEIIKLTSNKINQYIPGEDMYKKYREGKKTLVVGTKKSLKFQSCKPSAHYQLPLVSGCMGQCEYCYLNTQLGDKPFVRVHVNVDDILNQAKKYIDARKPEITIFEGAATSDPIPVEPYTNSLKKAIEYFGKEEFARFRFVTKYNDVDSLIDAKHNGHTEVRFSINTDKIIKEYEHYTAGVKRRIEAAAKLADSGYPIGFIIAPVFIYDNWKEDYRELIDMLYTILPKDIDKPIGFEVISHRYTTKAKNTILQVFPETTLPMNDEERKYKYGQFGYGKFVYTKEELQDMKDFFQLEIDSKFKNKNIKYII
- a CDS encoding class I SAM-dependent methyltransferase, with the protein product MFSFYSKLSTEVYDIDKPIGHSFGDVEFYRERLENLNGRILEPAVGTGRILIPLLDAGLNVDGIDVSCEMLDLCKSYCKERGLKPELYQENMQSFSLPHRYEAVIVPTGSFLLLENRNDSINALKCFYEHLSIGGRLIIDIFMQTNFKTGVTSTRTWTTPTGDLITLNETLVEVNFINQYTVSHMRYEKWRNKKLIQTELERFPLRWYGVEEFKLILESIGFSDIIISSDYKLGQYPTKQDQIITFEAYRK
- a CDS encoding AraC family transcriptional regulator translates to MHYLNLIQKTLDYIDDHILEKITVDELAKISGFSTYHYYKVFNSFVGMPVMEYITRRKLQYALYDLSNGQKVLDIALTYGFETHAGFTKAFKKSFGYPPSFYRIHAPIGLLKRIDLKKLRENKTGGIIMQPKIINRDSFKIVGYEFKTTLRNNAHSRDIPAFWDNCNLEGKEAKLYETQSPPRHGEYGICVNTNMETDEFSYILGVEVTSFENAMVDMYKLEVPSATYAVFTTPSVEDPDFVDSIQGTWKYILEEWFPNSGYEIDDTKLDFEFYDERCHPWEYSKVSMEIYVPIKKI
- a CDS encoding LysR family transcriptional regulator; translated protein: MLNYLGIEAFLTIVKTKTLTNAAEELHLSQSTISYRLKVLEQEVGKKLLIRKKGVQEIILTPFGEEFINICERWMSLQQEMEILKKRGTKLSIIIGGADSFNSYILSPLYQKLCQHNPIINIEIRSQHTDESYESVERRDIDIAFVKKERIIPNVLVEPFYEDEMVVVRLATDYRVHNELISPEELNSNHEIFMNWGPSYQIWHEKWWDPISSSRIIVDTAALVFSLMYDENQWAIVPRSIANHFIIYKKFIIQKLKYPAPPRICYKIRNKHMNKMKQECLEILEHYAKIVYSTDGEGLSFPVDSSY